The Streptomyces luteogriseus genome includes a window with the following:
- a CDS encoding radical SAM protein, giving the protein MNHGDERFHVIVLSNFAKGFDKYAFAYGKAGIPESTYPDRFHLLTRGELGIGIGKAQRLLDRLAIPGDRLLVLETTVDPDKLVPNRSTGLGMELHEARIRLSAVHELDRKGDEFTLRPTTVEDAMAASLHLHGSAQRSCADTRPRSVSLLPVASACQARCSFCFSSASISSDQAPARVPWDAVTHWLERARAAGAERAVITGGGEPTLIPFEQQLRLVSACSAAFPKVVLITNAHSLAKGSPTDRADRIAALSAAGLSVLAVSRHHHDDAVSERLMMLRTPVSSVIDTWRAERDRRPGLRMRLICVLQHGGVADAAGVADYLSWAAALGVEEVCFKELYVSTSTESLYFDRAANVWSREHQVSLSLVTGFAERHGFELASRLPWGAPVYRGSWDGRPMRIAAYTEPSLFWERANGIARSWNVMADGRCYASLEDRASEIVQEGATA; this is encoded by the coding sequence ATGAATCATGGCGATGAGCGTTTCCACGTCATCGTGCTGTCGAACTTCGCGAAGGGCTTCGACAAGTACGCGTTTGCTTACGGTAAGGCGGGGATACCGGAGAGCACCTATCCCGACCGCTTCCACCTGCTGACCCGCGGGGAGTTGGGGATCGGCATCGGCAAGGCGCAACGCTTGCTGGATCGTCTGGCCATTCCGGGCGACCGGCTGCTGGTGCTGGAAACCACGGTGGACCCCGACAAGCTGGTGCCCAATCGGTCGACCGGCCTCGGCATGGAACTGCACGAGGCGCGCATCCGGTTGTCAGCGGTCCACGAACTCGACCGAAAGGGCGACGAGTTCACGCTGCGTCCGACAACCGTCGAGGATGCGATGGCCGCCTCCTTGCATCTGCACGGCTCGGCGCAGCGTAGCTGTGCCGACACGCGACCGCGCTCGGTTTCGCTTCTGCCGGTGGCCTCCGCCTGCCAAGCCCGGTGTTCGTTCTGCTTCTCCTCGGCGTCGATATCCAGTGACCAGGCGCCCGCACGGGTCCCGTGGGACGCGGTCACCCACTGGCTGGAGCGCGCCCGTGCGGCGGGAGCCGAGCGCGCGGTGATCACCGGTGGCGGAGAGCCCACGCTCATACCGTTCGAACAGCAGCTGCGACTGGTGTCCGCCTGCTCGGCGGCCTTCCCGAAGGTCGTCCTGATCACCAACGCGCACTCCCTGGCGAAGGGCTCGCCCACCGACCGGGCCGACCGCATCGCGGCCTTGAGTGCCGCAGGCCTGAGCGTGCTGGCGGTCTCCCGGCACCATCACGACGACGCCGTCAGCGAGCGGCTGATGATGCTGCGCACGCCCGTGAGCTCGGTGATCGACACCTGGCGCGCTGAACGTGACCGCCGGCCGGGGCTGCGGATGAGGCTGATCTGCGTCCTCCAGCACGGCGGCGTCGCCGACGCGGCCGGGGTCGCCGACTACCTGTCGTGGGCCGCGGCTCTCGGTGTCGAGGAGGTCTGCTTCAAAGAGCTCTACGTATCCACCAGCACCGAGTCCCTCTACTTCGACCGCGCCGCCAATGTCTGGAGCCGGGAGCATCAGGTGTCGCTGTCCCTCGTCACCGGGTTCGCCGAGCGGCACGGCTTCGAACTGGCGAGCCGCCTGCCCTGGGGCGCGCCGGTCTACCGCGGCAGCTGGGACGGACGGCCGATGCGGATCGCCGCGTACACCGAACCCAGCCTCTTCTGGGAACGCGCCAACGGGATCGCACGCAGCTGGAACGTCATGGCCGACGGACGCTGTTACGCCTCCCTCGAGGACCGGGCGAGCGAGATCGTGCAGGAAGGCGCAACGGCATGA
- a CDS encoding NmrA/HSCARG family protein has translation MLTVAVTGATGLQGGATARALLAVGHRVRALTRRPGSPAADALRRLGAEVRRADFDDRASLDVAFAGADSLFAVITPFGADTAAEARQGRTIVDAAAAARIGHVVLTSAAHADRGTGVPHYESKYLVERHLRAAGLPWTVLAPAAFMDNYTSGWTLDGLRDGTFAWPMPTGRPLTFIPVDDIGAFAALALQRRDEFTGRRIDIASDERTPGQIAETLAAVIGRPVSHQEVPLASVRTRSADLAAMFEYFTTSGLDVDVAGLRRDYPEVGWHSFAEWALDQDWTALLASEPALRNGSHRTRR, from the coding sequence ATGCTCACTGTCGCCGTCACCGGAGCCACCGGACTCCAGGGCGGGGCCACCGCTCGCGCTCTGCTCGCCGTCGGCCACCGGGTGCGCGCGCTCACCCGCCGGCCCGGCTCACCCGCCGCCGACGCCCTGCGCCGCCTCGGAGCAGAGGTGCGGCGCGCCGACTTCGACGACCGCGCGTCCCTGGACGTGGCCTTCGCCGGGGCGGACTCGCTTTTCGCCGTCATCACTCCCTTCGGAGCCGACACCGCTGCCGAAGCCCGGCAGGGCAGGACGATCGTCGACGCCGCTGCGGCCGCCCGCATCGGTCACGTCGTGCTCACCTCCGCCGCCCACGCCGACCGCGGCACCGGTGTGCCGCACTACGAGAGCAAGTACCTGGTCGAGCGGCACCTGCGTGCTGCCGGCCTGCCCTGGACGGTGCTCGCCCCGGCGGCGTTCATGGACAACTACACAAGTGGCTGGACCCTCGACGGCTTGCGTGACGGCACCTTCGCCTGGCCCATGCCCACCGGCCGGCCGCTCACGTTCATCCCGGTCGACGACATCGGCGCATTCGCGGCGCTGGCCCTCCAGCGCCGCGACGAGTTCACCGGAAGGCGCATCGACATCGCCTCCGACGAACGCACACCGGGCCAGATCGCGGAAACCCTCGCCGCAGTCATCGGCCGCCCGGTGAGCCATCAAGAGGTGCCTCTGGCCTCGGTGCGGACCCGGTCCGCGGACCTGGCCGCCATGTTCGAGTACTTCACCACCTCCGGCCTCGATGTCGACGTGGCCGGGCTGCGCCGCGACTACCCCGAAGTCGGCTGGCACAGCTTCGCCGAGTGGGCCCTCGACCAGGACTGGACCGCGCTCCTGGCCTCCGAGCCGGCACTCCGCAACGGATCTCACCGAACCCGGCGGTGA
- a CDS encoding ferredoxin reductase: MTSAALRSRAWKLLEMVTTPLLPSDYLDLVSPLRAGADLRGRIEAVHPETRDAATIVIRPGRGWRGHTAGQYVRIGVDVDGVRLWRAYSVTSPTDRRDGRVTITVKAIPDGKVSNHLVRRATPGTLIQLDQATGDFVLPEAKPSKVLYLTAGSGITPVMGMLRDTGFNDVVMVHCAPQPQDVIFRDELHRLVADKKLRLTEVHTDTDGMLDIARLDELVPDWAERETWACGPAGLLDAAEKHWSEYGVPERLHTERFRPRIVVAGDGGEVTFSATGKTVDADGAKPLLDVGEEAGVLMPSGCRMGICFGCVTPLKAGAVRDLRTGEITEAEPGVLIQTCVSAAAGPCDIER; encoded by the coding sequence ATGACGAGTGCAGCCCTCCGCAGCAGGGCGTGGAAACTGCTGGAGATGGTCACGACGCCGCTGCTGCCGTCGGACTACCTCGACCTGGTCAGCCCGCTGCGTGCGGGCGCTGACCTGCGGGGTCGCATCGAGGCCGTGCACCCCGAGACGAGGGACGCCGCGACCATCGTGATCAGGCCGGGACGGGGCTGGCGTGGGCATACGGCCGGTCAGTACGTGCGGATCGGCGTGGACGTCGACGGGGTGCGCCTGTGGCGTGCCTACTCGGTCACCTCGCCGACCGATCGCCGGGACGGCCGGGTCACGATCACCGTGAAGGCGATCCCGGACGGCAAGGTCAGCAACCACCTGGTCCGCAGGGCGACACCGGGCACATTGATCCAGCTCGACCAGGCGACCGGTGACTTCGTGTTGCCGGAGGCCAAGCCCTCCAAGGTTCTCTACCTGACGGCAGGCAGTGGCATCACACCCGTGATGGGCATGCTGCGCGACACCGGGTTCAACGACGTCGTCATGGTCCACTGCGCGCCACAGCCGCAGGACGTGATCTTCCGCGACGAGCTGCACCGCCTGGTCGCGGACAAGAAGCTGCGGCTCACCGAGGTGCACACCGACACCGACGGCATGCTCGACATCGCCCGTCTCGACGAACTCGTGCCCGACTGGGCCGAGCGCGAGACCTGGGCCTGCGGGCCCGCGGGCCTGCTCGACGCCGCCGAAAAGCACTGGAGCGAGTACGGCGTCCCCGAGCGCCTGCACACCGAACGCTTCCGCCCCCGCATCGTCGTCGCCGGTGACGGCGGCGAGGTCACGTTCAGCGCCACCGGCAAGACCGTCGACGCGGACGGCGCCAAGCCGTTGCTGGACGTCGGCGAGGAGGCCGGCGTGCTCATGCCCTCCGGGTGCCGCATGGGCATCTGCTTCGGCTGCGTCACGCCGCTCAAGGCGGGCGCCGTCCGCGACCTGCGCACCGGCGAGATCACCGAGGCCGAACCGGGCGTCCTCATCCAGACCTGCGTGTCCGCCGCGGCGGGCCCTTGTGACATCGAACGGTAG
- a CDS encoding aminotransferase class I/II-fold pyridoxal phosphate-dependent enzyme has protein sequence MRFGEFQEFRQRQLSAPSSLLDAAETNVYRALAPMRPEPPAGTSPVHRCDLARAWLRRFELPEEWSGHAMVCRGVRHGLGVVFSWLRIVQARLWLPSDVYPVYLELARAAGLAPASYPTLPAPALPRSPADHRPEYLLLANPSKPLGRYLSDAECAAVMSWLRESPHRRLLIDSVYDLGTPFAAGTRRLLDTGRAVLLHSVTKGWLWPRTFGVVLLGPAQAGLAEAFRGDPPTSAQLRLADRLLTEHSDVPRQVVDELAARAERMFERLPDDVLRAIPTASRRCPGNYFFPVAIPAETLRRECGVLAMPVSVFGESNWSGSILTSLAGTFGPTSGVAR, from the coding sequence ATGAGGTTCGGCGAGTTCCAGGAGTTCCGGCAGCGCCAACTCAGTGCTCCGTCGTCGCTCTTGGACGCCGCCGAGACCAACGTGTACCGGGCGCTCGCACCGATGCGGCCGGAACCGCCGGCCGGCACGAGTCCGGTGCACCGGTGCGATCTCGCCCGTGCCTGGCTGCGGCGCTTCGAGCTGCCGGAGGAATGGTCCGGCCACGCCATGGTCTGCCGAGGGGTCCGGCACGGCCTCGGTGTGGTGTTCTCCTGGCTGCGCATCGTGCAAGCGCGGTTGTGGCTGCCCAGCGACGTGTACCCGGTCTACCTCGAGCTGGCCCGCGCTGCGGGCCTGGCCCCCGCGTCCTACCCGACGCTGCCGGCACCCGCCCTGCCGAGGTCTCCGGCGGACCACCGGCCCGAGTACCTGCTGCTCGCCAACCCCAGCAAGCCGCTCGGGCGCTACCTCTCCGATGCCGAGTGCGCCGCGGTGATGTCGTGGCTGCGGGAATCACCGCACCGCCGCCTGCTGATCGACAGCGTCTACGATCTGGGAACCCCGTTCGCTGCCGGCACCCGGCGACTGCTGGACACCGGCCGTGCGGTCCTGCTGCATTCGGTCACCAAGGGGTGGTTGTGGCCACGCACGTTCGGCGTGGTCCTGCTGGGTCCGGCGCAAGCCGGGTTGGCCGAAGCGTTCCGGGGGGATCCGCCGACGTCGGCACAGCTGAGGCTCGCCGACCGTCTGCTGACCGAGCACAGCGACGTGCCCCGGCAGGTGGTCGACGAACTGGCCGCACGGGCCGAGCGGATGTTCGAACGGCTGCCGGACGACGTACTCAGGGCGATTCCCACGGCGAGCCGGAGGTGTCCCGGCAACTACTTCTTCCCGGTTGCGATACCGGCGGAGACGCTCCGGCGCGAGTGCGGCGTGCTCGCCATGCCGGTCAGCGTGTTCGGGGAGAGCAACTGGTCCGGCTCCATCCTGACCAGCCTTGCCGGCACTTTCGGCCCGACGTCGGGGGTGGCACGGTGA
- a CDS encoding fatty acid desaturase family protein: MTAIDPTAHLTAEQIEELGRELDAIRDEVIAGRGEKDAAYIRKVISAQRKLELVSRGVLLFSIFPPAWVIGTAGLSVAKIMDNMEIGHNILHGQWDWMRDPKIHSTTWEWDHVSPADQWKHSHNELHHTYTNVIGKDNDLGYGIMRVDEDQKWHPFHLGQPLWNFINACFFEYGIAAYDLELGKNLNKRRRKNPEFRARAKAVGRKIRKQVLKDYVIHPLLSGPSFLPTLAATFTANLVRNLWTHSVIMCGHFPEGVQVFERRSIRGETRGQWYLRQMMGSANISGSKAMHFMTGNLSHQIEHHLFPDLPSNRYAEVAVKVRALFDKYELEYVTGPLPKQVFSAWRKVFRLSLPNKKPKVETPAHEQELVAA, from the coding sequence TTGACCGCCATCGACCCCACCGCCCACCTCACCGCGGAGCAGATCGAGGAGCTCGGCCGCGAGCTGGACGCGATCCGCGACGAGGTGATCGCCGGCCGCGGCGAGAAGGACGCCGCCTACATCCGTAAGGTGATCTCGGCGCAGCGCAAGCTCGAGCTGGTCAGCAGGGGCGTGCTGCTGTTCTCGATCTTCCCGCCCGCGTGGGTGATCGGCACCGCCGGTCTGTCCGTGGCGAAGATCATGGACAACATGGAGATCGGCCACAACATCCTGCACGGCCAGTGGGACTGGATGCGGGACCCGAAGATCCACTCCACCACCTGGGAGTGGGATCACGTCTCGCCGGCCGATCAGTGGAAGCACTCGCACAACGAGCTGCACCACACGTACACCAACGTGATCGGCAAGGACAACGACCTCGGCTACGGCATCATGCGCGTCGACGAGGACCAGAAGTGGCACCCGTTCCACCTCGGCCAGCCGCTGTGGAACTTCATCAACGCCTGCTTCTTCGAGTACGGCATCGCGGCGTACGACCTGGAACTCGGCAAGAACCTGAACAAGCGCCGCCGCAAGAACCCGGAGTTCCGCGCGCGGGCCAAGGCCGTGGGCCGCAAGATCCGCAAGCAGGTGCTCAAGGACTACGTGATCCACCCGCTGCTGTCGGGCCCCTCGTTCCTGCCCACGCTCGCCGCCACGTTCACCGCGAATCTGGTCCGCAACCTCTGGACCCACTCGGTGATCATGTGCGGGCACTTCCCCGAGGGCGTGCAGGTCTTCGAGCGCCGGTCGATCAGGGGCGAGACGCGCGGCCAGTGGTATCTGCGCCAGATGATGGGCTCGGCGAACATCAGCGGCAGCAAGGCCATGCACTTCATGACGGGCAACCTGTCGCACCAGATCGAGCACCACCTGTTCCCGGACCTGCCGAGCAACCGGTACGCCGAGGTCGCGGTGAAGGTGCGCGCGTTGTTCGACAAGTACGAGCTGGAGTACGTCACCGGGCCGCTGCCCAAGCAGGTGTTCTCCGCGTGGCGCAAGGTCTTCCGGCTCTCGCTGCCGAACAAGAAGCCCAAGGTCGAGACGCCGGCCCACGAGCAGGAGCTCGTCGCGGCCTGA
- a CDS encoding CHAT domain-containing protein produces the protein MAVELSLYAELRARVSLFEDTGDVAPLLDPTTASLLQLTDGALRDHPPPEADMARTVAVASWQLHLAAPPPPLSARTLRNRALELSAWLDALAPALVPPDIRAGVRRLPRLPRDLARTARDSDLRLEALYDHAAFAVERYRAIRDPATLRTAIVLLSELVAVTPGLFAILPEDQRSRSVRARTALGVALQHELARTGELHVLHAARGYSEEAARLCAAHDPQRPLVMFNHGSLLLDAFRRTGDEAALKESLEVSVVALNLTPLHDPLRAVRLCHVQNLYSALYDRSADPAVLRSAVDFGAEAARTVPDAEPQRAAILNNYGKDLRNLYKETRDLELLRRSADALRASVAGSAANDPNRITRRLLLTRCLLDLVGQERAGGGTALVAETLASAEEAVRLAPPGHASYRDAVGLLREAERLAHTVGQDPADPVEEARQRVRAEAPGPRSRRARRALAGALMERYDETGDLAALAEGIELLRELDGGPDGPDPDLTAGEQLTWLSELSQGLFQLYQRRRDLDALRDAETYARHVVASSPPSGVGRAVALAHLGEVLVRGADRLSDEDVYVERISEGVSCCLQAQQTCPDDHPLKPSLVAQAGHAVLGLCAGPEPHPALLELALALLREAVAAIPLDATNGPMVRIALAECLQVRHRAATELETAEPGALAQAAALAREAAAAVPEQHPDRAEFLLTLAVVRADDNREARAAGDAERVAQSAAEAEEAFRQAAAITTARPAARFAAAARAGNWAMDRGDAEAALDAYGTAVGLLPLLAPHELTRRDRQFTLRETAGLASSTAAAAVAAGHPARAVELLERARGVLAADALGAPGSALSTLRREQPGLAAEFDELRLAAPTAFDGSAEERMRHGVRWTQLLARIRAVGNADFLDGPTIDELREAAGEGPVVLVYTSAWRSDALVLDPAAPPTAPVAVVPLPDLIAEDAVTRAQRLQDTLAALHEPGDDPFAAFGAQEHAQSELHDVLEWLWETVAAPVLDRLGVDGSADRPPPRLWWCPVGFLASLPLHAAGLHRSPPPAGRRRATLLDRTVSSTTSTLRILAQARRRPPASPAAGTLVVALPRTPGAEPLGHAEKEAARVAELLRPAGPVTVLAGTAATAQSVLDALPRHGTAHFVCHGLTDPLDPSGSRLLLADHRERPLTVAVLADLRLREADLAHLSACSTGVTAHRLADEFVHITAAFQLCGYRQVVGTLWRVTDAAAAALAGAFHARRAAGLPGAQALTETLLDLRDRYPATPTRWAAHVHTGV, from the coding sequence GTGGCTGTGGAGCTGAGTCTTTACGCCGAACTGCGCGCCCGCGTCAGCCTGTTCGAGGACACCGGGGACGTTGCGCCGCTCCTCGACCCCACCACCGCAAGCTTGTTGCAGCTCACCGACGGGGCGCTGCGGGACCATCCGCCGCCCGAGGCCGACATGGCACGGACCGTCGCCGTGGCGAGCTGGCAGCTCCACCTGGCCGCCCCGCCGCCGCCCCTCAGCGCGCGCACCCTGCGGAACCGGGCCCTGGAGCTGTCCGCCTGGCTCGACGCCCTCGCACCCGCGCTGGTGCCGCCCGACATCCGGGCCGGTGTACGGAGACTGCCGCGCCTGCCGAGAGACCTCGCCAGGACCGCACGCGACTCCGACCTTCGGCTGGAGGCGCTCTACGACCACGCCGCGTTCGCCGTCGAGCGCTACCGCGCGATCCGCGACCCGGCGACCCTCCGCACGGCCATCGTCCTGCTCAGCGAACTGGTCGCCGTCACACCGGGGTTGTTCGCGATCCTGCCCGAGGACCAGCGTTCCCGCAGCGTCCGCGCCCGGACCGCGCTGGGCGTCGCCCTCCAGCACGAACTGGCCCGCACCGGCGAACTCCACGTGCTGCACGCGGCGCGCGGCTACAGCGAGGAGGCCGCCCGGCTCTGCGCCGCACACGATCCACAGCGACCCCTGGTCATGTTCAACCACGGCTCGCTGCTCCTCGACGCGTTCCGCCGCACCGGCGACGAGGCGGCCCTGAAGGAGAGCCTGGAGGTCAGCGTCGTCGCGCTGAACCTCACTCCCTTGCACGACCCCCTGCGCGCCGTGCGCCTCTGCCACGTCCAGAACCTGTACTCGGCGCTGTACGACCGTTCCGCCGACCCAGCGGTCCTGCGCTCCGCCGTCGACTTCGGCGCGGAGGCGGCTCGCACCGTGCCCGACGCGGAGCCGCAGCGGGCCGCGATCCTCAACAACTACGGCAAGGACCTGCGCAACCTCTACAAGGAGACCCGCGACCTGGAGCTGCTGCGCCGGTCCGCCGACGCGCTGCGAGCCTCCGTCGCGGGGTCCGCCGCCAACGACCCGAACCGGATCACCCGCCGGCTGCTGCTCACCCGCTGCCTGCTCGACCTCGTCGGGCAGGAACGGGCGGGCGGAGGCACGGCGCTCGTCGCGGAGACTCTGGCGTCCGCCGAGGAAGCGGTCCGCCTCGCACCGCCCGGACACGCCTCGTACCGCGACGCCGTCGGGCTGCTGAGAGAGGCCGAGCGACTGGCCCACACGGTCGGGCAGGACCCCGCCGACCCCGTCGAGGAGGCGCGGCAGCGGGTACGGGCCGAGGCGCCCGGGCCCCGGTCGCGCCGCGCGCGGCGGGCGCTCGCCGGGGCCCTGATGGAGCGCTACGACGAGACCGGGGACCTCGCCGCACTCGCCGAAGGCATCGAGCTGCTGCGCGAGCTCGACGGTGGGCCCGACGGCCCGGACCCCGACCTCACCGCCGGTGAGCAGCTCACCTGGCTCTCCGAGTTGAGTCAGGGGCTCTTCCAGCTGTATCAGCGCCGCCGCGACCTCGACGCGCTCAGGGACGCCGAGACCTACGCCCGGCACGTGGTGGCCTCCTCTCCCCCGTCCGGCGTGGGCCGCGCCGTGGCGCTGGCGCACCTCGGCGAGGTCCTGGTGCGCGGGGCGGACCGGCTGAGCGACGAGGACGTGTACGTCGAGCGGATCTCCGAGGGCGTCAGCTGCTGCCTTCAGGCCCAGCAGACCTGCCCCGACGACCATCCCCTCAAGCCGTCCCTCGTCGCTCAGGCGGGTCACGCCGTCCTGGGCCTGTGCGCAGGGCCCGAGCCGCATCCGGCCCTGCTCGAACTCGCCCTCGCCCTGCTGCGCGAGGCCGTCGCCGCGATCCCGCTCGACGCCACGAACGGACCCATGGTGCGCATCGCACTCGCCGAATGTCTGCAGGTCCGCCACCGGGCCGCAACGGAGCTGGAGACGGCGGAGCCCGGCGCCCTCGCGCAGGCCGCCGCCCTGGCCCGCGAGGCGGCCGCCGCCGTGCCCGAACAGCATCCGGACCGTGCCGAGTTCCTGCTGACGCTCGCCGTGGTCCGCGCCGACGACAACCGCGAGGCGCGGGCGGCGGGCGACGCCGAGCGCGTCGCGCAGTCCGCCGCGGAGGCCGAGGAGGCCTTCCGGCAGGCTGCCGCGATCACCACGGCCCGGCCCGCCGCACGGTTCGCCGCCGCGGCGCGCGCCGGCAACTGGGCCATGGACCGCGGGGACGCCGAGGCCGCGCTCGACGCCTACGGGACGGCCGTCGGACTGCTTCCGCTCCTGGCCCCGCACGAACTCACGCGCCGGGACCGGCAGTTCACGCTCCGGGAGACTGCCGGGCTGGCCTCCTCCACCGCGGCCGCAGCCGTGGCGGCCGGCCACCCCGCACGGGCCGTCGAACTCCTTGAACGTGCCCGGGGCGTCCTCGCCGCCGACGCCCTGGGCGCCCCCGGCTCCGCGCTCTCGACGCTGCGCCGCGAGCAGCCCGGACTCGCCGCAGAGTTCGATGAGTTGCGTCTTGCCGCGCCGACCGCGTTCGACGGCTCGGCCGAGGAGCGGATGCGCCACGGCGTCCGCTGGACGCAGCTGCTCGCCCGCATCCGGGCGGTGGGCAACGCCGACTTCCTGGACGGGCCGACGATCGACGAGCTGCGGGAGGCGGCAGGAGAGGGCCCGGTCGTGCTGGTCTACACCAGCGCTTGGCGCTCCGACGCCCTCGTCCTCGACCCCGCCGCACCACCCACGGCACCGGTCGCCGTCGTTCCGCTGCCTGATCTGATCGCCGAGGACGCGGTCACCCGCGCGCAACGGCTCCAGGACACGCTCGCCGCCCTCCACGAGCCGGGCGACGACCCGTTCGCCGCCTTCGGCGCCCAGGAACACGCCCAGAGCGAGCTCCATGACGTCCTCGAATGGCTCTGGGAGACCGTCGCGGCCCCCGTACTCGACCGGCTCGGTGTCGACGGTTCGGCGGACCGCCCCCCGCCTCGCCTGTGGTGGTGCCCGGTGGGGTTCCTCGCATCGCTGCCCCTGCACGCGGCCGGCCTGCACCGCTCTCCCCCGCCCGCGGGCCGGCGCCGCGCCACGCTCCTCGACCGGACGGTCTCCTCGACCACCTCCACGTTGCGCATCCTGGCGCAGGCCCGGAGGCGTCCGCCCGCGTCCCCGGCAGCAGGCACGCTGGTCGTCGCCCTGCCGCGGACCCCGGGCGCGGAACCCCTCGGCCACGCCGAGAAGGAGGCGGCGCGCGTCGCCGAACTTCTGCGCCCCGCCGGGCCCGTCACCGTACTCGCCGGTACGGCCGCCACCGCACAGTCCGTGCTCGACGCCCTTCCCCGGCACGGCACCGCGCACTTCGTCTGCCACGGTCTGACCGACCCGCTCGACCCGTCGGGCAGTCGGCTGCTCCTCGCCGATCACCGGGAACGTCCGCTGACCGTCGCCGTGCTCGCGGATCTCCGCCTGCGCGAGGCCGACCTGGCCCACCTGTCCGCGTGCAGCACCGGCGTCACGGCCCACCGGCTCGCGGACGAGTTCGTGCACATCACCGCGGCCTTCCAGCTCTGCGGTTACCGTCAGGTCGTCGGCACCCTCTGGCGGGTGACCGACGCGGCGGCCGCGGCGCTGGCCGGGGCCTTCCATGCCCGCCGCGCGGCCGGCCTGCCCGGGGCCCAAGCCCTGACCGAGACCCTCCTGGATCTGCGCGACCGCTACCCCGCGACCCCCACCCGCTGGGCCGCGCACGTCCACACCGGAGTCTGA
- a CDS encoding RNA polymerase subunit sigma-70 has protein sequence MSADTRLEELGVSGPGEVDEQAFSGLAERHRRELHVHCYRMLGSFEDAEDTVQETFLRAWRRRETFEGRSTFRAWLYRIATNACLDLLAKVRPEPATGGEVLWLQPYPDRLLDDLPAGDADEPETVAVARETIELAYLVAVQHLAPRPRAVLILRDVLGWPAKDVAECLGDSVHSVNSALQRARAGMREHLPAERQDWSGGDQDARTRELVRRYTEASVATDIDRLATLLREDVRCSMPPTPGLHIGRDTVVSDWITSGFEGMKGLRAVPTAVNRQPALAFYLWRKQEGAYLPLTIDVLRVTGGLITEIITFHDDRFEGLGLPERLPAEGTE, from the coding sequence ATGAGTGCGGACACGCGGCTGGAGGAGCTGGGCGTGAGCGGTCCGGGTGAGGTCGACGAGCAGGCCTTCTCGGGGCTGGCGGAACGGCACCGGCGGGAGCTGCACGTGCACTGCTACCGGATGCTCGGGTCGTTCGAGGACGCCGAGGACACGGTGCAGGAGACGTTCCTGCGCGCCTGGCGGCGGCGGGAGACCTTCGAGGGGCGCTCGACGTTCCGGGCCTGGCTGTACCGGATCGCCACCAACGCCTGCCTGGACCTGCTCGCCAAGGTCCGTCCGGAGCCCGCCACCGGCGGCGAGGTGCTGTGGCTGCAGCCCTACCCGGACCGGCTGCTCGACGATCTGCCCGCGGGCGACGCGGACGAGCCGGAGACCGTCGCCGTCGCGCGGGAGACGATCGAGCTGGCGTACCTGGTGGCGGTCCAGCACCTCGCCCCGCGCCCGCGGGCCGTGCTGATCCTGCGCGACGTGCTCGGCTGGCCGGCGAAGGACGTCGCGGAGTGCCTCGGCGACTCCGTCCACTCCGTGAACAGCGCGTTGCAGCGGGCCCGCGCCGGCATGCGGGAGCACCTGCCCGCCGAGCGGCAGGACTGGAGTGGCGGCGATCAGGACGCCAGGACGCGCGAGCTGGTACGCCGTTACACCGAAGCCAGCGTGGCCACGGACATCGACCGGCTCGCCACACTGCTGCGCGAGGACGTCCGCTGCTCGATGCCGCCCACGCCTGGCCTGCACATCGGCCGCGACACGGTGGTGAGCGACTGGATCACCAGCGGTTTCGAGGGCATGAAGGGCCTGCGCGCCGTCCCCACCGCCGTGAACCGGCAGCCCGCCCTCGCCTTCTACCTCTGGCGGAAGCAGGAGGGTGCGTACCTGCCGCTGACGATCGACGTCCTGCGTGTCACCGGCGGGCTGATCACCGAGATCATCACGTTCCACGACGACCGGTTCGAGGGGCTCGGCCTGCCGGAGCGCCTGCCGGCGGAGGGCACGGAGTAG
- a CDS encoding MarR family winged helix-turn-helix transcriptional regulator, producing the protein MAESRRARLYEELSMESRRYLAAYVLFNQALADHLGLHATDVQCLSLLTAEPGPLTVKQIADMTGLTTGSATRLVDRLERGGYVARTPDQQDRRRVLVAPVPEHVARVTAVWDDLGVAWQALLDHHTEDELEVITRHMRQAHELSHAQMQHLRSRPKPD; encoded by the coding sequence GTGGCGGAATCGCGTAGGGCCCGGCTGTACGAGGAGTTGTCGATGGAGTCCCGCCGCTACCTCGCGGCGTATGTACTGTTCAACCAGGCTCTCGCCGACCACCTCGGGCTGCACGCGACCGACGTGCAGTGTCTGAGTCTGCTGACGGCCGAGCCGGGGCCGCTCACCGTAAAACAGATCGCCGATATGACGGGCCTGACCACGGGCTCTGCCACACGGCTGGTGGACCGGCTCGAACGAGGGGGTTACGTGGCCCGCACCCCGGACCAGCAGGACCGCCGCCGGGTCCTGGTCGCCCCGGTGCCCGAACACGTGGCCCGGGTCACCGCGGTCTGGGACGACCTCGGCGTGGCCTGGCAAGCGCTGCTGGACCACCACACCGAAGACGAGCTCGAAGTGATCACTCGTCACATGCGACAGGCGCACGAGCTCAGTCACGCCCAGATGCAACACCTGCGATCCCGGCCCAAGCCGGACTGA